One part of the Anopheles merus strain MAF chromosome 3L, AmerM5.1, whole genome shotgun sequence genome encodes these proteins:
- the LOC121600155 gene encoding ankyrin repeat, SAM and basic leucine zipper domain-containing protein 1, with the protein MYRPAGYDDSDEEDFDDFGYMSSSYPKQKQNTAFMHEAKQPEEDYDTLLYYAILDGQLDETKHIIKQDAYLRGGGLLRQGWPAMFYACFEAQLSIVEYFLRDEKMDVNRQYNLQTALMIACSSSQSSERVYQVVRLLLDYGAIIGMLDQYGCSPLMLACKAGHLDVVKEIVGESSLLSTDNEGNTALFYAVNNNHLEIVKILLRAGAQTHTINRQGYTPRQCAINQNYLDIAELFPSEEKPYVMPAKYLCYSDYHNFMRGERADDPPGYFPDLGLMLFGMNSEGSLRLFADANMNLFQFLTVTDERLLELGMKYPIERKRVLLGLYDFHLHKWSRNSLWTMEKQRILDFYDIMEVLANILKHLTVMQASLLYTKRLTEAHDSQAFSSAEQSTNLKKQLVGLHATAKDFAVYIKTIHELTAPKPVLYIMPSSKGRQRNGKLLKMCSYLFVGGMLVYLKLRW; encoded by the exons ATGTATCGTCCGGCCGGTTATGACGATTCCGATGAGGAAGATTTCGATGATTTTGGATACATGAGTAGCTCATATCCGAAGCAAAAA caaaataCAGCGTTTATGCATGAGGCCAAGCAACCAGAGGAAGATTATGATACCCTCCTGTATTACGCCATCCTCGATGGGCAACTAGATGAAACGAAACATATTATCAAGCAGGATGCATATTTGCGTGGCGGTGGATTGCTTCGGCAAGGATGGCCAGCTATGTTTTATGCGTGTTTCGAAGCGCAGCTATCTATAGTGGAGTATTTCCTGCGTGATGAAAAGATGGATGTGAATCGCCAGTACAACCTGCAGACGGCACTCATGATCGCATGCAGCTCGTCGCAATCGTCCGAGCGTGTGTACCAAGTTGTGCGGTTGCTGCTGGATTACGGTGCCATTATCGGAATGTTGGATCAATACGGATGTTCGCCACTCATGCTTGCCTGCAAGGCAGGCCACCTGGACGTGGTGAAAGAAATCGTTGGCGAGTCATCACTGCTTTCGACCGATAATGAAGGTAACACG GCGTTGTTTTATGCGGTGAACAATAATCACTTGGAGATAGTGAAAATTCTGCTCCGTGCCGGcgctcaaacacacaccatCAACAGGCAGGGCTATACTCCGAGACAGTGTGCAATCAACCAGAACTATTTGGACATTGCCGAGCTGTTTCCATCCGAGGAGAAACCGTACGTGATGCCGGCAAAGTACCTGTGCTACAGCGACTATCATAACTTCATGCGTGGCGAACGGGCTGACGATCCGCCCGGTTATTTCCCTGACCTGGGACTAATGCTGTTCGGTATGAATAGTGAAGGTTCGCTTCGGCTTTTCGCAGATGCGAATATGAATTTGTTCCAGTTTCTTACCGTAACCGATGAACGGCTGCTCGAGCTTGGCATGAAATATCCGATTGAGCGAAAGCGCGTACTGCTTGGGCTTTACGACTTTCATCTGCATAAATGGTCACGGAATAGTTTATGGACGATGGAAAAACAGCGTATTCTGGA CTTCTACGATATCATGGAAGTACTGGCCAACATTCTTAAACATCTTACTGTCATGCAAGCATCCTTGCTGTATACAAAGAGGCTCACAGAAGCGCACGACTCACAAGCATTCAGCAGCGCCGAGCAAAGTACCAATCTTAAGAAACAGCTTGTTGGGCTACACGCAACGGCTAAGGATTTTGCAGTTTATATTAAAACCATCCATGAACtaaccgccccaaaaccagtGCTTTACATTATGCCTTCCAGCAAGGGTCGGCAACGTAATGGtaaattgttaaaaatgtgTAGCTATCTTTTTGTTGGTGGAATGTTGGTCTACCTGAAGTTAAGATGGTGA
- the LOC121600156 gene encoding exosome complex component RRP42: MANVLLSEAEKTYILHGIQKNMRNDGRTNRDYRPMELESEIVVHAAGSARLRLANTDILVGVKAEIDTPNPDRPNEGKVDFFIDCSANATPEFEGRGGEQLATEISNTLSKAYESQKGFDLAGLCIMAGHQCWKLYVDVLILECGGNLFDAVSLAVKGALFNTRIPRVSTAMHDGGSMDLILTDDPYDCERLDVTTAPILVTVCKIGDQCVVDPSAEEEECSVASVAVGVSCRPDGNTATKQSITTVRTSGEGSIRLETLKKCFDTATTVAASLNKALMKALNEDETRNSKGLGKREIYGFLK, translated from the exons ATGGCGAATGTCCTTTTAAGTGAAGCGGAAAAAACATATATTCTGCATGGTATACAG AAAAACATGAGGAACGATGGGCGAACGAATCGCGACTACCGGCCAATGGAACTCGAATCAGAGATAGTCGTCCATGCAGCCGGATCCGCGAGACTGCGTCTGGCTAACACGGATATACTGGTAGGAGTAAAGGCAGAAATTGATACGCCTAATCCTGATCGACCCAACGAAGGCAAGGTGGACTTTTTCATCGATTGCTCGGCAAACGCAACTCCTGAATTCGAAGGCCGAGGTGGTGAACAACTGGCGACGGAAATCTCGAACACTCTTTCCAAAGCATACGAATCTCAAAAGGGGTTCGATTTGGCTGGCTTGTGCATTATGGCGGGCCACCAGTGCTGGAAACTGTACGTCGATGTGTTAATTCTAGAGTGTGGTGGAAATTTATTCGACGCCGTCTCGCTAGCCGTGAAGGGCGCATTATTCAATACTAGGATACCGCGTGTTTCAACAGCAATGCATGATGGCGGCTCAATGGATTTGATTCTGACCGACGATCCGTACGATTGTGAGCGATTAGACGTTACGACTGCGCCCATCCTAGTAACGGTGTGCAAGATCGGAGACCAGTGCGTCGTGGATCCGTCGGCAGAAGAGGAAGAATGTAGCGTAGCAAGCGTAGCGGTGGGGGTTTCCTGCCGCCCTGATGGGAATACAGCCACCAAACAGTCCATCACTACGGTGCGTACCTCCGGTGAAGGATCAATACGCTTGGAAACGCTGAAAAAGTGCTTCGACACGGCAACCACCGTAGCCGCCTCCCTCAACAAAGCATTGATGAAAGCACTGAATGAGGATGAAACTAGAAATTCGAAGGGATTGGGCAAGCGTGAAATTTACgggtttttgaaataa